A region of Streptomyces paludis DNA encodes the following proteins:
- the argJ gene encoding bifunctional glutamate N-acetyltransferase/amino-acid acetyltransferase ArgJ: MSVTAAQGFTAAGIAAGIKENGGPDLALVVNEGPRRAAAGVFTSNRVKAAPVRWSEQVLKGGAVTAVVLNSGGANACTGPQGFQDTHATAEKTAEVLAGHSAGEIAVASTGLIGLLLPMDKLLPGIEKAAAELSPHGGEKAAIAIKTTDTVHKTAVAGGTTADGTAWTVGGMAKGAGMLAPGLATMLVVLTTDADLDAPALDTALRAATRTTFDRVDSDGCMSTNDTVLLLASGASGAVPEYDAFAEAVRTVCADLARQLIGDAEGASKDIRIEVINAATEDDAVEVGRSIARNNLLKCALHGEDPNWGRVLSAIGTTSAAFDPDLLNVAINDVWVCRNGSVGEDRDLVDMRYREVRITADLAAGQDSAVIWANDLTADYVHENSAYSS, translated from the coding sequence TTGAGCGTCACCGCAGCGCAGGGATTCACGGCGGCGGGCATCGCCGCCGGAATCAAGGAGAACGGCGGCCCCGACCTGGCGCTCGTGGTCAACGAGGGCCCGCGCCGCGCCGCCGCCGGAGTCTTCACCTCCAACCGCGTCAAGGCCGCCCCCGTCCGCTGGTCCGAGCAGGTCCTCAAGGGCGGCGCCGTCACTGCCGTCGTCCTCAACTCCGGTGGCGCCAACGCCTGTACCGGCCCTCAGGGCTTCCAGGACACCCACGCCACCGCCGAGAAGACCGCCGAGGTGCTGGCCGGACACAGCGCCGGGGAGATCGCCGTCGCCTCCACCGGCCTCATCGGGCTGCTCCTCCCCATGGACAAGCTCCTCCCCGGCATCGAGAAGGCCGCGGCCGAACTCTCCCCGCACGGCGGCGAGAAGGCCGCGATCGCCATCAAGACCACCGACACCGTCCACAAGACCGCCGTCGCGGGCGGCACCACCGCCGACGGCACGGCCTGGACCGTCGGCGGCATGGCCAAGGGCGCGGGCATGCTCGCCCCCGGTCTCGCCACCATGCTCGTCGTCCTCACCACCGACGCCGACCTCGACGCCCCCGCGCTGGACACCGCGCTGCGCGCCGCCACCCGTACCACCTTCGACCGGGTCGACTCCGACGGCTGCATGTCGACCAACGACACCGTGCTGCTCCTCGCCTCCGGCGCGTCCGGCGCGGTCCCGGAGTACGACGCCTTCGCCGAGGCCGTCCGTACGGTCTGCGCCGACCTGGCCCGCCAGCTGATCGGCGACGCCGAGGGCGCCTCCAAGGACATCCGTATCGAGGTGATCAACGCCGCGACCGAGGACGACGCCGTCGAGGTGGGCCGCTCCATCGCCCGTAACAACCTCCTCAAGTGCGCCCTCCACGGCGAGGACCCCAACTGGGGCCGGGTGCTCTCCGCCATCGGCACCACCTCGGCCGCCTTCGACCCCGACCTGCTCAACGTGGCCATCAACGACGTCTGGGTCTGCCGGAACGGCTCGGTGGGCGAGGACCGCGATCTGGTCGACATGCGGTACCGGGAGGTACGGATCACCGCCGACCT
- the argC gene encoding N-acetyl-gamma-glutamyl-phosphate reductase has protein sequence MAVRALRAAVAGASGYAGGEVLRLLLGHPGIEVGVLTGNSSAGQRLGGLQPHLVPLADRVLAETTAEALAGHDVVFLALPHGQSAAVAEQLGDEVLVVDMGADFRLKDAGDWERFYGSAHAGTWPYGLPELPGGRAALAGSKRIAVPGCYPTAVSLALFPAYAAGLAEPEAVITAASGTSGAGKAAKPHLLGSEVMGSMSPYGVGGGHRHTPEMIQNLSAAAGEPVTVSFTPTLAPMARGILATCSVKARPGTTAQDVRAAYEKAFDDEPFVRLLPEGQWPATASVYGSNAAQIQVAYDGTARRIIAISAIDNLTKGTAGGAVQSMNIALGIPEDTGLSTIGVAP, from the coding sequence ATGGCTGTACGTGCTCTACGCGCCGCGGTGGCCGGGGCGAGCGGATACGCGGGTGGGGAAGTCCTCCGGCTGCTGCTCGGGCATCCCGGGATCGAGGTCGGCGTTCTCACGGGGAACTCCAGCGCGGGACAGCGGCTCGGGGGGCTTCAGCCGCATCTGGTGCCGCTGGCCGACCGGGTGCTCGCGGAGACCACCGCCGAGGCGCTCGCCGGGCATGACGTCGTGTTCCTCGCGCTGCCGCACGGGCAGTCCGCGGCCGTCGCGGAGCAGCTCGGGGACGAGGTGCTCGTTGTCGACATGGGGGCCGACTTCCGGCTGAAGGACGCCGGTGACTGGGAGCGGTTCTACGGTTCCGCGCACGCCGGGACCTGGCCGTACGGGCTGCCCGAGCTGCCGGGCGGGCGCGCGGCGCTGGCCGGGAGCAAGCGGATCGCGGTGCCCGGCTGCTACCCGACCGCCGTCTCGCTCGCGCTCTTCCCCGCGTACGCGGCCGGGCTGGCCGAGCCCGAGGCCGTCATCACCGCGGCCTCCGGCACCTCCGGCGCGGGCAAGGCCGCCAAGCCGCATCTGCTCGGCTCCGAGGTCATGGGCTCCATGAGCCCGTACGGAGTCGGCGGCGGCCACCGGCACACCCCCGAGATGATCCAGAACCTCAGCGCCGCCGCCGGGGAGCCGGTCACCGTCTCCTTCACCCCCACCCTCGCCCCCATGGCCCGCGGCATCCTCGCCACCTGCTCGGTCAAGGCGCGCCCCGGCACGACCGCCCAGGACGTCCGGGCCGCGTACGAGAAGGCGTTCGACGACGAGCCGTTCGTCCGGCTGCTGCCGGAGGGGCAGTGGCCCGCCACCGCCTCCGTGTACGGCTCGAACGCGGCCCAGATCCAGGTCGCGTACGACGGGACCGCCCGCCGGATCATCGCGATCAGCGCCATCGACAACCTCACCAAGGGCACCGCCGGCGGCGCGGTGCAGAGCATGAACATCGCCCTCGGAATCCCCGAGGACACCGGACTTTCCACGATCGGAGTGGCACCTTGA
- a CDS encoding IS1380 family transposase yields MQSSHAAVHVSAVFDEPNLIADAGLLPLVALAERVGLPALATQVRIEAADNSGGTHPGAKVMSLLGAMCAGADSIDDAGRLRHGAMDRAFAGIRAPSTLGTFLRSFTHGHNRQPHRVHRDFLTRLAAHTPLLPGASELMFIDIDPTHRRVYDRAKQGAEHGRLKGQRTLHPIVATLSTPLARPVIGAVRLRRGKAADVRGAKSFVRGALTIAAESGGAGIRMVRADSKFYTADVVAACRTAGAYFSLTTGMNPSIAAAIGRIDDDAWVPIRYPDAFVDPDTGEMVSDAEVAETEYTAFTGRKKNEQVTARLIVRRVRRLNAEAAAGQGELFDSWRYHPVFTNSPFGMLQAELHHRQHAIIEQAIADGKSSALAHLPSGDFQANAAWLTLWAMSHNLLRAAGSLASVFHAKATTATLRAHLVHVPARLARTARVKLTAHLPVNWPWRDAYQGLSEAVHHPPAPG; encoded by the coding sequence ATGCAATCTTCCCATGCCGCCGTCCATGTCTCCGCGGTCTTCGATGAGCCGAATCTGATCGCGGATGCGGGGCTGCTGCCGCTGGTCGCGCTCGCCGAACGGGTCGGCCTGCCCGCTCTGGCAACCCAGGTCCGCATCGAGGCGGCCGACAACAGCGGCGGCACCCATCCGGGGGCCAAGGTGATGTCGCTGCTGGGCGCGATGTGCGCCGGGGCCGACTCCATCGACGATGCCGGCCGGCTGCGGCACGGCGCGATGGACCGGGCCTTCGCCGGGATACGCGCCCCGTCCACGCTGGGCACCTTCCTGCGGTCCTTCACCCACGGCCACAACCGTCAACCGCACCGGGTGCACCGCGACTTCCTGACCCGCCTCGCGGCGCACACCCCGCTGCTGCCCGGAGCCAGCGAGCTGATGTTCATCGACATCGACCCCACCCACCGCCGGGTCTACGACCGCGCCAAGCAGGGCGCCGAGCACGGCCGCCTCAAGGGCCAGCGCACCCTGCACCCGATCGTGGCCACCCTGTCCACCCCGCTCGCCCGGCCCGTGATCGGCGCGGTCCGCCTGCGCCGCGGCAAGGCCGCCGACGTCCGCGGCGCGAAAAGCTTCGTGCGTGGGGCCCTGACCATCGCGGCCGAGTCCGGCGGGGCGGGGATCCGGATGGTCCGGGCGGACAGCAAGTTCTACACCGCCGACGTGGTCGCCGCCTGCCGCACCGCCGGCGCGTACTTCTCCCTGACCACCGGCATGAACCCTTCCATCGCCGCCGCGATCGGCCGCATCGACGACGACGCCTGGGTCCCGATCCGCTACCCCGACGCCTTCGTGGACCCCGACACCGGCGAAATGGTCTCCGACGCCGAGGTCGCCGAGACCGAGTACACCGCCTTCACCGGCCGCAAGAAGAACGAACAGGTCACCGCCCGCCTGATCGTGCGGCGCGTCCGGCGCCTGAACGCCGAAGCAGCCGCCGGACAGGGGGAGTTGTTCGACTCCTGGCGCTACCACCCCGTCTTCACCAACAGCCCCTTCGGCATGCTTCAGGCCGAACTCCACCACCGGCAACACGCGATCATCGAGCAGGCGATCGCCGACGGGAAGTCCTCGGCCCTCGCGCACCTGCCCTCCGGCGACTTCCAGGCCAACGCCGCCTGGCTGACCCTGTGGGCCATGTCGCACAACCTGCTGCGGGCCGCCGGCTCCCTTGCCTCGGTCTTCCATGCCAAGGCCACCACCGCCACCCTCCGCGCCCACCTGGTCCACGTCCCCGCCCGCCTGGCCCGCACCGCCCGCGTCAAACTCACCGCCCACCTGCCCGTCAACTGGCCCTGGCGCGACGCCTACCAGGGTCTGTCCGAGGCCGTCCACCACCCGCCCGCACCGGGCTGA
- a CDS encoding eCIS core domain-containing protein codes for MNYHSHNKKRAGGSSAPQGGPLAAAGLLALQASAGNAAVSAWLEGRARPGHADSVRRSLGIGRGGAAVGGDSGAVPAQAAAAVQRHADCSGKGHHDAAAVAESLEASGGAEVQRMAIHGVLRSPGQPMETGLRQEMEQRFGGANFESVRFHTGGEASESAEELQAQAYTMDNHVVFNSGFERNKHVVAHELAHVVDNMEGRSFVSHDYGDGVSVSDPGGSSEVSAENTARRVMNSPIPDAVESPKTEAVSRRPKFGVRSAPRSGAGVQRALKVGPKDYTAVYKNETIKYDSRHHAQILQKLVMEIEEGFQASINTGHLSIPEAQSIQGFGIKIRSQIARAIVDPVGEQDINPVLNQYVGNHPDFGAKNRDIQVNNFVELARNMNGWVRAKQNRHEEKRQAVQLHQDRNLDTYLNVLLRRLHGFADKKVPKINHLDSRQVKIMTSELKTGRAHVESQLAGDPERKAGKAIGAYIDYFDGEFNPKWRREGKDHLDARIVARGGLHQVMADPVKYNLREKMIALHDLSEYFGHSRHTPETQGKRAVGEIGERESLSTTHVYPNGERAGASTDRAQNPLDGQFDRHGIQKTHPSTRNENSHSTKLARQFNMPVWAGQSFTAARMFKMAETAGATPEEIAAMAWGIFAFWRTDFDHTTTFAYHTLHEVMDIAHNFGVHYNITRPYESKAMLDPQRPAGKLDAIARDTEALYRDADAAYRAMVYRAKDPRARWSARDDQLLVELRNARDQAAALQTDVKNARNDYATWSTANSKDRSTLLTRTIKRLENFVAEGNLLNRRLGELGVR; via the coding sequence GTGAATTATCACAGTCATAACAAGAAGCGGGCCGGTGGCTCCTCGGCCCCCCAGGGCGGGCCGCTCGCTGCAGCAGGGTTGTTGGCCTTGCAAGCAAGCGCGGGGAACGCCGCCGTATCGGCGTGGTTGGAGGGGCGCGCTCGCCCGGGGCATGCCGACAGTGTGCGGCGCAGCTTGGGGATAGGGCGCGGTGGTGCTGCGGTGGGCGGGGACTCGGGCGCCGTGCCGGCGCAGGCGGCGGCAGCAGTCCAACGTCATGCTGATTGCTCTGGGAAAGGTCACCACGACGCCGCGGCTGTGGCCGAGTCCTTGGAGGCATCCGGCGGGGCTGAGGTGCAGCGTATGGCTATCCACGGGGTGCTTAGGTCTCCAGGGCAGCCGATGGAGACGGGTCTGCGACAGGAGATGGAGCAGCGGTTCGGCGGAGCGAACTTTGAGTCGGTGCGCTTTCACACCGGAGGTGAAGCGTCCGAGTCGGCTGAAGAGCTTCAAGCACAGGCATACACCATGGACAACCACGTGGTGTTCAACAGCGGGTTCGAACGGAACAAGCATGTCGTCGCGCACGAGCTGGCGCATGTAGTCGACAATATGGAGGGGCGGTCATTCGTCTCACATGACTATGGCGACGGGGTCAGTGTTTCCGATCCGGGTGGTTCTTCGGAGGTCTCAGCCGAGAACACGGCTCGCCGCGTGATGAATTCCCCGATACCGGATGCTGTGGAATCACCGAAGACCGAAGCCGTTTCCCGGCGTCCGAAATTCGGTGTCCGGAGCGCTCCCCGTTCGGGGGCTGGGGTTCAGCGTGCGCTCAAGGTCGGCCCAAAGGATTACACCGCGGTTTACAAGAATGAAACCATTAAATACGACTCCCGGCACCACGCCCAAATTCTACAAAAGCTTGTTATGGAGATTGAGGAAGGGTTTCAGGCTTCGATCAACACGGGGCACCTCTCAATACCGGAGGCGCAATCCATACAGGGCTTCGGCATCAAAATCAGGAGTCAGATTGCCAGGGCGATCGTGGACCCGGTCGGAGAGCAAGACATTAATCCGGTTCTGAATCAGTACGTTGGCAATCATCCTGATTTCGGTGCAAAGAATCGCGATATTCAGGTGAACAACTTTGTCGAACTTGCCCGGAACATGAACGGCTGGGTCCGGGCGAAGCAGAACAGGCATGAAGAAAAGAGGCAGGCAGTACAGCTGCATCAGGACAGGAATCTCGACACGTATCTCAACGTGCTGCTGAGGCGACTGCATGGATTTGCGGACAAGAAAGTTCCAAAGATAAACCATCTGGATTCCAGGCAAGTAAAGATCATGACCAGCGAGCTCAAGACAGGCAGAGCTCATGTCGAGTCGCAGCTGGCCGGGGACCCTGAGCGGAAAGCCGGGAAGGCCATCGGAGCTTACATCGACTACTTCGACGGCGAGTTCAACCCGAAATGGCGCAGAGAAGGGAAAGACCACCTTGACGCGCGGATCGTGGCGCGAGGTGGTCTCCATCAGGTCATGGCCGATCCCGTCAAATACAATTTGCGCGAGAAGATGATCGCGCTGCATGACCTTTCGGAGTACTTTGGGCACTCTCGCCACACGCCTGAAACCCAGGGCAAGAGGGCTGTCGGTGAAATCGGTGAACGTGAATCGTTGAGCACCACTCACGTCTATCCGAATGGCGAGAGGGCCGGCGCTTCGACGGATCGAGCTCAAAACCCCCTGGACGGGCAATTCGACCGACACGGGATCCAGAAAACCCATCCATCGACTCGCAACGAAAACTCTCACTCCACTAAACTGGCACGGCAGTTCAACATGCCCGTCTGGGCGGGCCAGTCCTTCACTGCTGCCAGAATGTTCAAGATGGCAGAAACGGCAGGTGCCACTCCGGAGGAGATCGCCGCAATGGCGTGGGGAATCTTTGCGTTCTGGAGAACAGACTTCGACCACACCACCACGTTCGCCTACCATACTCTCCACGAAGTCATGGACATCGCCCACAACTTCGGAGTGCATTACAACATTACGCGACCGTATGAATCCAAGGCGATGCTGGACCCACAGCGTCCGGCGGGAAAGCTCGATGCGATCGCGCGCGATACGGAAGCGCTGTACCGGGACGCGGATGCGGCCTACCGCGCTATGGTGTATCGAGCGAAGGACCCCAGGGCGAGGTGGTCTGCGAGGGATGACCAGCTCCTGGTGGAGCTGAGGAATGCCAGGGATCAGGCGGCCGCATTGCAGACAGATGTAAAAAACGCCAGAAATGATTACGCCACGTGGAGCACGGCAAACAGTAAAGACAGGAGTACTCTTCTCACGCGGACCATTAAAAGACTCGAAAATTTCGTTGCAGAAGGAAATCTCCTGAACCGTCGACTCGGTGAACTGGGGGTTCGTTAA